The Acholeplasma laidlawii PG-8A DNA window AAAGCGTCCAATTTGTTCTTTCACAGCTAAGCGTTCAATATCTTTAAAAGACATTTCATGTTCAATTGCGTGAACTGCTAAGTCGTTAAATAAAATAATCATATCTAATAATCTAAATTGTTTATCTAATGATGAGTACGTATCAATTGGATCAAATGCATTTTGATGTAAATAGTCTTCACGAATCATTTGAGCTACTAATAATTTTAAACGATCTGATGCACCTAGTGAATCTACCCCTACAAGTCTTACAATTTCTTGGAGTGAAGCTTCTTCTTGTAAAAGCGTTGAAACAAAACTTACATGGTGTGTCCAATTTTTATCTACATTTGTGTTAAAGAAGTCTCTAATCTGTTCATCGTATAATGAATAAGATTTTAACCAATCAATTGCAGGGAAGTGACGTCTATATGCAAGTGATGCAGATAAGCCCCAAAACACTTTAACAATTCTTAGAGTTGCTTGTGATACTGGTTCTGATGTATCCCCACCTGGAGGGGAAACAGCTCCAATAGCGGTAATTGCACCAGTTCTTGCCTTTGAACCAAGTGTTTCAACTAAACCTGCACGTTCATAGAATTCTGCAATTCTTGAACCTAAATAAGCAGGATAACCTTCTTCACCTGGCATTTCTTCTAATCTTGAAGACATTTCACGTAAGGCTTCAGCCCAACGTGATGTAGAGTCCGCCATAATAGCTACTTTATAGCCCATATCTCTAAAGTATTCAGCAATTGTAATACCTGTATAGATACTAGCCTCTCTCGCAGCAACTGGCATGTTTGAGGTGTTTGCGATTAATACAGTACGTTTCATAAGTGGCTGCCCTGTTCTAGGATCTTTTAATTCAGGGAACTCCATAAGTACGTCAGTCATCTCATTTCCACGTTCACCACAACCAATGTACACAATAATATCTGCATCAGCCCATTTTGCTAATTGGTGTTGAACTACAGTTTTTCCACTACCAAAAGGTCCAGGGATTGCTGCAATACCACCGATAGCAATCGGGAATAACGTATCAATAACACGTTGTCCTGTAACCATTGGTTGCGTTGGTGCTATTTTTTTATTATATGGTCTTTTAATACGTACTGGCCATGATTGCATCATCTTAAGTGGTAAGATGTCGCCATCATGATCTAGTTCACATACAGTATCAACCACTGTAAATTCACCGGATTTGATTGACTTTACAGTACCACTTAGATTTGGTGGAACCATAACTTTATGAACTACAGATTCCGATTCATGAACAATACCAATAATATCGCCACCTTCTACAATATCCCCAACCTCAACTTGTGGTATAAATTGCCATAGCTTTTCTCTATTTAATTTAGGGATATCAACACCCAGTGGAATACCTTGTCCATGGATTTGATAAATACTATCCAGTGGTCTTTGAATACCATCAAAAATACCACCGATCAAACCAGGTCCAAGTTCAACACTTAATGGTTCATTTGTTAAAAATACAGGTTCACCTGGTCCAATACCAGCAGTTTCTTCATAAACTTGAATCGATGCTAGATCACCACGTAATTCTAAGACTTCACCAATTAATCTTTTGTCAGAAACTCTAACAACATCATAAACTTGAGCTGAACCCATGTTTTTAGCAACAATTAATGGACCTGATACTTTAGTTATAATACCTTGATTTGTCATTTTTTCATGCTCCTTCATATAATTGAAATCCCAATTGATTTTTCAACAAGTAATTTCAATTCGGATAATGTATCTTCATGTTTTAAACCACTTGGTAGTTTTAAAAATATAGGATACATAGACTCTTCATATTTCTCTAATAAAGTTTGAACATAAGCCTCACTAACTGCATCATAGATGATAATTTTACTATCACTTGATGCATATTTGGCAATATGTTCTTCTACATTCTTCAAGTCATTATCAACATAGACGGTTACACCCACACTACGTAGAATAATGAATGACTCATTCGTACTACATGCAACTATTTCTGGCATAATTCATCTACTCCTTAATTTGATAATACTTTTCTTTTAATACACGCATTTCATCTCTTTTTAAAATTGTATAGTGAAGTACTGTTGCAAAACCTAAACTTTGGAAACTCAAATCTTCTAAAAGATTTTGTCTGTAAACATTGAATGCATCATTTAATATATCTAAGAAGTTTGGCTTACCTACATATTTAAATGCATCAGTTAAAGTCACATCAAAGTGAAGACTTAAATACTGTCCTATTTCAGTAAGTGATTTGTCAAACAATTCCATTAGAATATGTTTATCAATCATACCACCACTTAAGATATTCATTTCTAAATATTCTATATTTTTATTGTATTTGATGCTTCTTATCAGTAACATCACATTCAAGATAGTCGTTTCTAATTCAATATATTTTTTGATATAATTATCTGTTTTTTTGTTGAATGAAGTTATGATTCTATCATGTAATATTTTAATCACTCTATCAGAAATACCTTGTGCATCTAATTGAGTTGTCTCTGATTTTATGTGATCTAAAAACGAAATGTCTTCTAAATCAAGTAAACCAGATACTCCATTTAAAATATAATCTTCATATCTTTCTTCATGAAAGTTACTTAAACTATCTGTAAACTTATTATAAGTTAATCCTAGGTGATAGGATTTCATTAGGTTTGATAAAAACAGATGATCAAATGTTAAATATAACACTTTAAAGATGAGATGATCTTTATCCATTAAAGATTCTAAGAATTGACGATGTTTTAATTCTTCTTCTAACATAATGCTGTCAATATTCGTTTCACTGGCACGACCATATTGGTGTGTTTTAAGCAAACTTAAAAAATCTTTTCTAGATATATTTTCAAAACTCTTTAAATGGCTTGGTGATAATAAGTGATCCATAGATCCACTCATTACACCACTAACAAATGAAATATCCATTATTAATTTAACGCCTCATATATAGTTTTTTCATACTTTTTAGTTAGACTCTCAAGTAAATTTTCAAATGAAAAGTTTAAGTCATATAGTTTACCTACAAGCATAAATCCTGATTCGATTTGTGCTGGTGTATGGCTTAATTTTAACTGATAGTCTTTACCTAATTTTTGATTTAATAGATCTGCTTCGACTAAGTCACCCTTCTTAGTTGTTAGAATACTTTGATACATTGCGTATTCTTTCTTATTTACTTGAATTTCTTCTGTTTTATCAATAGCTTGGTTTTGAATAGAACGTACTACATAATTAAAGTAGTCTTCTTTGTTTAAATGCTTTAATTCTTCTTTTAATGCTGTAAAGATGGATTCAATCAGCTGTTGTTTAGATATAGCGACTTCATCTCTTAATGCACGTATACCTTCTTGTTTAGCTTGTTCAACTTGTGCCTTAGCTTTCTGTTGTGCTTTATGAAGTTGAACTTCTAAATCAGCTTTTGCTTCCTCAATTAATCTATGTTTAAGTGCTTCAGACTCATGCTTAGCACTTAAATTTATAGATTCAATAATTGACTGACCTTTTTGTATTATTTTCTCTTCTAATTTTGACATAATAGCCTCTTTAAGCAGGTAATTGTGTCCACATTAAGATGGATACAAGTAATGCTAAGATCGCATAAGTTTCTACTAAGGCTGTCATTGTAATCCCACGTGTTGAGATCTCTGGTCTTTTACCTGTCATTAAAATAGATGCAGCTGACATTTTACCTTGGTAAATAGCTGATACTAAACCAACAAGTGCAATTGGTAATGCTGCTGCAAAATACATTTGACCTTGCATTTCTGTTAATGCGATTGGTGAACCTGTTAACCAACCCATTCTAACTAATAATAATACTGCAACTAAGAATCCATAAATACCTTGTGTACCTGAAAGTGCTTGTAATACTAAAACCTTACCGAACAAATCTGGTTTTTCACTTAATACTCCTGTTGCTGCTCTACCAGCAATAGAAACCCCCATCGCTGAACCAATACCTGCTAAACCTGCTGCTAAGGCAACTCCCATGAGTGCCCAAGTTAAACCGTCAAATGACATAAAAATGAATGGCATATTTTTAATTCTCCTTATTAATTTCTTTATTTTCTTTTAAATTGACTTGATAAACATATTTTAATTGTAGGCTAAATGGTTCAAATAAGTAACCGCCGCCTTCAAAGAATTTTCCGTAAAACTCTAGATATTGTAAACGCCCTGCGTGTACATATGCAGATAACATACCCATAATAAAGTTAAATACGTGCCCTATTAAGTAAATTATGATACCTAATAATATACCTAATACAGGAATAGAACCCCATACCATTTCACCTAGTAAGTTCATTGTATAAGCAATAACTGCAGTGGATAGGGATAATGCTAAAATTCTAGAGTAACTTAAGATATCTGATAAGTAACTTGTTGAGTTATATAGTCCAGCAATAGCTGAAACTATTTTTCCTGGTATAGATTTTTGTTCTCTACCATTTAATAAAATGATAATCAGTACACCTAATCCCATGAGTACATAAGATGTGTAAAGTAAAATATTTTGAATTAAGCTCTCTAGCGGGATAAACGTTGCTGTTATAAATAGACTTAATCCTACTAGGATAAATATCCATGAACCTGCATCATTAAGGCCACCTAAGATATCTTTTTGTCGATAACTGTTAATAAGTTTCAGTATTAAACCGTGTACGATATGCACAACACCCAAAATAAGTGAAATGATTAACATCGGAACCGGATCATTTATCGGATCTAATAATGGAGTGAAGATGGTTGCTCCAAAGAAGGATCCAAATAATATACCTGCACCTATTGAAGTGACACCTGAATAACAAAATATTTTAACCAAATCTTTTGTTGCACCTCTTAGTTTTCCAAATTTGAGTAATAAACCAAATGCAACAATCATCACAAGCCCATAACCAATATCTCCCATCATGATACCAAAGATTAACCAGTACCAAAAACTCATAGATGGGTTCGGGTCTACTTCAGAAGCAGATGGTGTTGAAAATTGGTTGGTAATATATTCATAAGGTTTAACAAATCCATTATTCTTTAACGCTGTAGGCACCGACTCGTCTGAAAGTGCATCACGTGCTTCTAATTCAAAAACAAAGTTCTTATCATTTAATATTGTCTTGATGTCTTCTACTTGATCACCTCTAACCCAACCTTCTACATAGACTGTTGTTTCAGTACTTAAAAGTTCAATTTGTAATTTTGATTCTTTACTTAAGAGTTGGTCATGTAAAAGTTTTAGTCCACCTAAATCTTTACTAGAATCGATAAAGAATTGTTCTGTTTCCTTCATTTCTTTTTCAATGGATTCTAATTCGGAATTTAAGTCAGTAATCACTTCCATATTTGTCTTATCATAGTTTCTATTAGGTTCAATATTAAAATCCATGGATTCTAGTAAATCTTCTAATCTATCACTTTGATCTTTATCAATCAAGATAGAAACATAATGATAATTATCATCACTACTTAAAATATCTACATATGCCCCTAAAGTATCCATGTGACCTTTAAATGCATCATACTTTTCTTTTTGGATAAATCCTAATACGACTTGTGTAAATCTTAAGGTTTCAATTCTTGATTGACTTACACTTAAATTTTTATATGGTAAAAGTTCCTCATATTTTTCTTTTAAGGACTTTTGAGTTTCTTGTAACTTATAATATGTATTTTGCAAATCTAATATATTTGCTGCAAGTTCTAAGCTATGTTGATCTAAGAGTTCAAATTCAGACTTTGTAACAATCGCGTTATTACCCGTAGATTTTTTTAAATATCTTTCAATAATTTCAATAGCTTTACTCACGCGAATTAAATCTTCTGAAGGTGTAACTGATTTAAAATGCTTTTTATCAGGCATAAAAAGGGCATGCATTTGAAGTTCATTCAAAATTTGCTCCTTATCACTTTCTAGAAAAATTAATTTTACTTTTTGCATTGAAACGATCATTTTGATATTACCTCTTTTTTAAGTAATTCCAAATATTTAGATGTTACATCTTTATAGTCGGTTTCAATTTTTTGGTGTAGTTTATTTTTAGCTACATCATTTTCTTTGGTGATTGCCTCTACTTCTAAATCAGCTTCTTTTTGTAATTGATTCAACTTTTCAAGTTGTGCTTGTTTAAGTGTATCAATTACTTGTTTTGCTTCTAATCTAGCTTTTTCTAGCATGGCTTCTTTTTCTTTTCTTGCATTTAAAATATCTTGCTCTACTTGATTTTCTAATGCAATGATTGCTTCTAGCTTGCTCAAATGCCGTCCTCCTTTATGTATACTTCTCTTTTTTATAAATATTTAATCACTTTAATCATTGTAATAAATAAGATGGTGCCTTCTAAACCCTTTATAAATATTGCAATTTTTTCGTCGTAATACATTTCGTTAATCGAGTTTTTGCACATCTTTATAGTCAAGTTACTATTACCTTATATTTAATTCAATACGCTTTATTTAGTTCAATTTGTCATCTCATTAAACCATTTATTTTCATAAGGATACACATGTTTATAAAACATAGTTTTGACCTTCCTTGACTTTTAAAAAATCGTCTCATATGATTTATATTTTAAGATGAATTTTTTGAATTGTTCTCTCGTTAATCATTGTATCACGTATATAATAATATGGTTTTTATAATGCAATTACATAAGTATCAAATTAATTTACGCATTATCCTTCTCCACCATAAAAAGTAGTTATTTTCCTTGTATATGCACCAGTTTATTGTGTGAATTGCTTTCTTTGTTTACAAGTGCACAAATTTAATATCACCAATTTATATACCAAAACTATTTTAACATATTTATGGAGGTTTTTCATTTAAAATCGGAAAGTTTATTACATAAATTACATCTTCGTATGTAGTTAATTTAAATAAAAATACCCTTAAAACTGAGTTTTTCATCAATCTTTAAAGGGTATTTCATGTTTAAATATGACCAGCTTTAGCTTTAGTGATTTGTTCTCTTAATTCTTTTTCTAATTGAGAGTAATCCACATTTTGTTTTTTAGCTTTTTCACTTGCCTCTTTTTCAATCCTAGTTACAAGTTTAACGGCATCTTCTTTTGATCTTGCCAGTTCTGCACTCATCGCAAATATTCTTAGTAAACGGTCCTTGTAAACAACTGCACCACTTTGAACATATAAATAGAATACAAGATCATTTTGGACGAGTTTGATGAATTCATTATGTACTGTAGTAAGCGTTTGAACGTGTTTATCTAAAATTGCAAACTCGCCTTCTTTTTTTAATATCACAGCATAATCAATTGTTTCTTGGTATTTTATACCTTGTTGTCCAATCACTTCTAATTTCATAGTTTTTTAGCCTTAGCAATTGCATCATCAATCGTACCAACAAGTAAGAATGCTTCTTCAGGTAAATCATCATGTTTACCTTGTAAGATTTCTTTAAATCCCCGAATGGTTTCTCTAATTGGGACGAAACTACCAGTTTGACCGGTAAATCTTTCAGCGACGTGCATATTTTGACTTAAGAAGTTTTGAATACGTCTTGCACGGTGTACAACTAATTTGTCATCATCACTTAATTCATCCATACCTAGGATGGCAATAATATCTAAGAGTTCATGATATCTTTGTAGCATACGTTGTACTTCACGTGCAGTGTCATAATGTTCTTGGCCTACAACAGAAGGTGTAAGTGCTCTAGATGTGGACCCAAGCGGATCAATTGCTGGATATATGCCATCCTCAGTTAGTTTTCTACTTAAGGCTGTAGTCGCATCAAGATGCGAAAAAACTGTTGCTGGAGCAGGGTCTGTGTAGTCATCTGCTGGTACATAGACGGCTTGAATGGAGGTAATAGATCCGTATCTGGTTGATGTAATACGTTCTTGAAGTTTACCCATTTCCGTTGCTAGTGTTGGTTGATAACCAACAGCAGATGGCATTCTTCCAAGTAGGGCTGATATTTCAGAACCTGCTTGAATGTATCTATAAATGTTATCAATAAATAGCAAGACGTTTTGTTTTTCACCATCTCTAAAATACTCCGCAAGGGTAAGTCCTGTTAAAGCAACCCTTAATCTTGCACCCGGTGGTTCATTCATTTGACCAAAGACCAGTGCAGTTTTATCTAAAACACCAGAGTCTTTCATCTCATGATAGAGTTCATGACCTTCACGGACACGTTCACCAACCCCTGTAAAGACAGAAATACCACCATGGTTTTTGGCAACGTTATGTATCATTTCTTGAATTAATACGGTTTTACCAACACCGGCACCACCAAATAAACCAATTTTACCACCTTTAATATATGGGGCAATTAAGTCTATGACTTTGATACCTGTTTCTAAAATTTCAGTTTCTCCGCCTAAATCATGGAAATCAGGAGGTAACTTATGGATTGGCATGTATCTTTTTGTATCTACTTCATCTAGACCATCCATTGGTTTACCTAAAACGTTTAACATGCGCCCTAATACTTTTTTACCTACTGGTACTTTAATTGGAGATAGTGTACCGATAACTTCCATACCACGAGCTAACCCATCGGTTGCTTCAAGTGAGATTGTACGAACCATATGATTTCCTAAGTGGGAAGCCACTTCTAGTGTTCTTGTTTCAGTTTCACTTAATCTAACCTCAAGTGCATCGTTGATATTCGGAAGTTCATCCATAAAAGAAACATCCACAACAGGTCCTATGATCGCTACAATTTTTCCTTTCATGTTTACCTCCTTATAGTTTAGAATTTGAAATATCTAAGAGTTCATTTGTAATCTTGTGTTGTCTTGCTTGATGATATTTCAAGTTTAGTTTTTGCAATGCTTCAGTTGCATTATCGGTTGCATTTTTCATAGCCATAATTCTAGATGCGTATTCACTTAACTTAGCATCAACTATTAAGCCATAAATTCTGCTTTGTATATAAATCATTATTAAATCATTAATTGTATTTACTTTAGATCCTTCATAAAAGTATGGATCATGTGCTTTTTTCTTTTTAACAGCTTTGACTTTAATCGGTAATAATATCTCATTTTCTGGTACTTGAGACATACTATTTATAAACTTATTTGAAAATACAGAGATTTCACCATAGTGGTTTGATGTATAAAGGTCAACAAGATGATCCATATAATCCACTAAGATAGATTCGTCAATCGCATCATGGTTTAAAATAACTTCTTCATTAATTCGTTGAAGTCCTTGTTTACTACTAAAAGCGTGTGCACGTCTACCAATTGTGATAACATATACATTTGCTCTATCCATATCTTTAATATGTTCTAAAAATTGCTTGAAAAGTTGTTGATGATAGCCCCCTACCAAACCACGGTCTCCTGAAATCAAAATAAATAATTTCTTATCTGATCTTTGTTTTGTTTCTAGAAAATAAGTATTTTCTTCAACATTTAATACATCATTTAAGACTTCATCAAATGCATTTTTAAATTTATAGTATTGCTCATAAGCATTTTGTGCTGACATTAATTTAGAAGATGCAATTTGATACATTGCTTTCGTAATGGATGCTGTCTTTTCAATAGAATCAATTCTAGATTTTAAGACTTGCAAATTAGCCATTAGATAAATCTCCTTACGTGATCTATAAATAATTCCATTAATGCCTTATCTTTAATTGCCTTATGTTCAACAAGTTCTTTTCTAAGTTTTTTACCAGTTTCATTTAAAGATAAACCTTGTTCGATTTCAGCCATTAAAGACCTGATTTGTTTTAGGTTTAAATCATCCATAAAGCCATTTTCTAGTGCATAGAATGTTACAATTTGACTTGGCATATCAATGAGTTCATGAACATCTTGTTTTAAGATTTCAACTGTCTTACGTCCACGGTCTAAACGACGCTTAGAACTTGGGTCTAAGTCTGAACCAAATTGTGCAAAACTTTCTAACTCTCTAAAGTTAGCCAGTGAGATACGCAAGGTTCCAGCAACTTGTTTCATCGCCTTCCACTGAGCACTACCTCCTACACGTGATACGGATAACCCTGCATTAATTGCAGGTCTTACCCCTTGGTAGAACAGTTTTTGTTCTAAGTATAATTGTCCATCTGTAATACTAATTATATTGGTTGGAATGTAGGCACTTATATCTCCTGCTTGTGTCTCAACAATTGGTAATGCAGTAATTGAACCACCACCATGTTCCTTACTTAATTTCCCAGCACGCTCTAAAAGTCTTGAGTGCAGATAGAAAATATCTCCAGGATATGCTTCACGTCCACTTGGGCGTTTCATTAATAAAGATAATTCTCTATATGCTACAGCATGTTTTGATAAATCATCATAAATAATTAATACATCTTTACCTTGTTCCATAAAGTACTCAGCAATCGATGAACCTGTATATGGCGCAATGTAAAGTAATGTTGCTTCTTTAGATGCCCCAGCATTGATAATCACTGTATAATCCAGTGCATCTTTAATTTGTAATAATTTGACTAGATTGGCAATCGTTGAGTCTTTTTGTCCGATAGCAACATACACACAAATAACGTTTTTACCACGTTGATTAATAATTGTATCTATGGCAATTGTAGATTTTCCAGTTTGTCTATCCCCAATAATTAATTCTCTTTGTCCTTTTCCAATTGGAACAAGTGCATCAATTACTTTGATACCTGTATGAAGTGGTTCATTTATAAATCCACGGTGCATTAAGTCTTTTGCAGGGCGTTCAATCGGATAGTATGCATCAGCATTAATAGTACCTTTAAGGTCCAGTGGATTGCCTAGTGGATCTACAACTCTACCAAGTAGGTCTTCACCTACTGGTACTTCAAATATCTTTTTAGTGGCACGAACGTTATCCCCTTCTTTAATGAGATCAGTACGTCCAAATAAGATAATACCTACATGAAACTGTTCTAAGTTAAACACGAGTCCTTTAACATCATGAGGTAGTTCAA harbors:
- a CDS encoding V-type ATP synthase subunit A codes for the protein MTNQGIITKVSGPLIVAKNMGSAQVYDVVRVSDKRLIGEVLELRGDLASIQVYEETAGIGPGEPVFLTNEPLSVELGPGLIGGIFDGIQRPLDSIYQIHGQGIPLGVDIPKLNREKLWQFIPQVEVGDIVEGGDIIGIVHESESVVHKVMVPPNLSGTVKSIKSGEFTVVDTVCELDHDGDILPLKMMQSWPVRIKRPYNKKIAPTQPMVTGQRVIDTLFPIAIGGIAAIPGPFGSGKTVVQHQLAKWADADIIVYIGCGERGNEMTDVLMEFPELKDPRTGQPLMKRTVLIANTSNMPVAAREASIYTGITIAEYFRDMGYKVAIMADSTSRWAEALREMSSRLEEMPGEEGYPAYLGSRIAEFYERAGLVETLGSKARTGAITAIGAVSPPGGDTSEPVSQATLRIVKVFWGLSASLAYRRHFPAIDWLKSYSLYDEQIRDFFNTNVDKNWTHHVSFVSTLLQEEASLQEIVRLVGVDSLGASDRLKLLVAQMIREDYLHQNAFDPIDTYSSLDKQFRLLDMIILFNDLAVHAIEHEMSFKDIERLAVKEQIGRFKYVEEKDMLNTYEEVVKEMHQQFSGLRKE
- a CDS encoding V-type ATP synthase subunit F, with translation MPEIVACSTNESFIILRSVGVTVYVDNDLKNVEEHIAKYASSDSKIIIYDAVSEAYVQTLLEKYEESMYPIFLKLPSGLKHEDTLSELKLLVEKSIGISII
- a CDS encoding V-type ATPase subunit; this translates as MDISFVSGVMSGSMDHLLSPSHLKSFENISRKDFLSLLKTHQYGRASETNIDSIMLEEELKHRQFLESLMDKDHLIFKVLYLTFDHLFLSNLMKSYHLGLTYNKFTDSLSNFHEERYEDYILNGVSGLLDLEDISFLDHIKSETTQLDAQGISDRVIKILHDRIITSFNKKTDNYIKKYIELETTILNVMLLIRSIKYNKNIEYLEMNILSGGMIDKHILMELFDKSLTEIGQYLSLHFDVTLTDAFKYVGKPNFLDILNDAFNVYRQNLLEDLSFQSLGFATVLHYTILKRDEMRVLKEKYYQIKE
- a CDS encoding V-type H+-transporting ATPase subunit E; amino-acid sequence: MSKLEEKIIQKGQSIIESINLSAKHESEALKHRLIEEAKADLEVQLHKAQQKAKAQVEQAKQEGIRALRDEVAISKQQLIESIFTALKEELKHLNKEDYFNYVVRSIQNQAIDKTEEIQVNKKEYAMYQSILTTKKGDLVEADLLNQKLGKDYQLKLSHTPAQIESGFMLVGKLYDLNFSFENLLESLTKKYEKTIYEALN
- a CDS encoding V-type ATP synthase subunit K codes for the protein MPFIFMSFDGLTWALMGVALAAGLAGIGSAMGVSIAGRAATGVLSEKPDLFGKVLVLQALSGTQGIYGFLVAVLLLVRMGWLTGSPIALTEMQGQMYFAAALPIALVGLVSAIYQGKMSAASILMTGKRPEISTRGITMTALVETYAILALLVSILMWTQLPA
- a CDS encoding V-type ATP synthase subunit I, whose amino-acid sequence is MQKVKLIFLESDKEQILNELQMHALFMPDKKHFKSVTPSEDLIRVSKAIEIIERYLKKSTGNNAIVTKSEFELLDQHSLELAANILDLQNTYYKLQETQKSLKEKYEELLPYKNLSVSQSRIETLRFTQVVLGFIQKEKYDAFKGHMDTLGAYVDILSSDDNYHYVSILIDKDQSDRLEDLLESMDFNIEPNRNYDKTNMEVITDLNSELESIEKEMKETEQFFIDSSKDLGGLKLLHDQLLSKESKLQIELLSTETTVYVEGWVRGDQVEDIKTILNDKNFVFELEARDALSDESVPTALKNNGFVKPYEYITNQFSTPSASEVDPNPSMSFWYWLIFGIMMGDIGYGLVMIVAFGLLLKFGKLRGATKDLVKIFCYSGVTSIGAGILFGSFFGATIFTPLLDPINDPVPMLIISLILGVVHIVHGLILKLINSYRQKDILGGLNDAGSWIFILVGLSLFITATFIPLESLIQNILLYTSYVLMGLGVLIIILLNGREQKSIPGKIVSAIAGLYNSTSYLSDILSYSRILALSLSTAVIAYTMNLLGEMVWGSIPVLGILLGIIIYLIGHVFNFIMGMLSAYVHAGRLQYLEFYGKFFEGGGYLFEPFSLQLKYVYQVNLKENKEINKEN
- a CDS encoding F0F1 ATP synthase subunit epsilon, whose translation is MKLEVIGQQGIKYQETIDYAVILKKEGEFAILDKHVQTLTTVHNEFIKLVQNDLVFYLYVQSGAVVYKDRLLRIFAMSAELARSKEDAVKLVTRIEKEASEKAKKQNVDYSQLEKELREQITKAKAGHI
- the atpD gene encoding F0F1 ATP synthase subunit beta codes for the protein MKGKIVAIIGPVVDVSFMDELPNINDALEVRLSETETRTLEVASHLGNHMVRTISLEATDGLARGMEVIGTLSPIKVPVGKKVLGRMLNVLGKPMDGLDEVDTKRYMPIHKLPPDFHDLGGETEILETGIKVIDLIAPYIKGGKIGLFGGAGVGKTVLIQEMIHNVAKNHGGISVFTGVGERVREGHELYHEMKDSGVLDKTALVFGQMNEPPGARLRVALTGLTLAEYFRDGEKQNVLLFIDNIYRYIQAGSEISALLGRMPSAVGYQPTLATEMGKLQERITSTRYGSITSIQAVYVPADDYTDPAPATVFSHLDATTALSRKLTEDGIYPAIDPLGSTSRALTPSVVGQEHYDTAREVQRMLQRYHELLDIIAILGMDELSDDDKLVVHRARRIQNFLSQNMHVAERFTGQTGSFVPIRETIRGFKEILQGKHDDLPEEAFLLVGTIDDAIAKAKKL
- the atpG gene encoding ATP synthase F1 subunit gamma, which codes for MANLQVLKSRIDSIEKTASITKAMYQIASSKLMSAQNAYEQYYKFKNAFDEVLNDVLNVEENTYFLETKQRSDKKLFILISGDRGLVGGYHQQLFKQFLEHIKDMDRANVYVITIGRRAHAFSSKQGLQRINEEVILNHDAIDESILVDYMDHLVDLYTSNHYGEISVFSNKFINSMSQVPENEILLPIKVKAVKKKKAHDPYFYEGSKVNTINDLIMIYIQSRIYGLIVDAKLSEYASRIMAMKNATDNATEALQKLNLKYHQARQHKITNELLDISNSKL
- the atpA gene encoding F0F1 ATP synthase subunit alpha, which translates into the protein MAKIDIDQIGALIQKQIEDYKADVRLESIGKVLSVADGIATVYGLSQAILGELVELPHDVKGLVFNLEQFHVGIILFGRTDLIKEGDNVRATKKIFEVPVGEDLLGRVVDPLGNPLDLKGTINADAYYPIERPAKDLMHRGFINEPLHTGIKVIDALVPIGKGQRELIIGDRQTGKSTIAIDTIINQRGKNVICVYVAIGQKDSTIANLVKLLQIKDALDYTVIINAGASKEATLLYIAPYTGSSIAEYFMEQGKDVLIIYDDLSKHAVAYRELSLLMKRPSGREAYPGDIFYLHSRLLERAGKLSKEHGGGSITALPIVETQAGDISAYIPTNIISITDGQLYLEQKLFYQGVRPAINAGLSVSRVGGSAQWKAMKQVAGTLRISLANFRELESFAQFGSDLDPSSKRRLDRGRKTVEILKQDVHELIDMPSQIVTFYALENGFMDDLNLKQIRSLMAEIEQGLSLNETGKKLRKELVEHKAIKDKALMELFIDHVRRFI